From the genome of Psychrilyobacter atlanticus DSM 19335, one region includes:
- a CDS encoding iron-containing alcohol dehydrogenase, whose amino-acid sequence MQRFTIPRDLYFGEDALSHLNTIKGTKAFIVIGSQRLVNDGTVPAAVEYLKAAGIESELFVGVENDPSVATVMKGVEAMNKFQPDVIIGIGGGSPIDAAKAMWIFYEHPTFTFEEAAKPFNLPELRNKAKFIAVPTTSGTATEVTSFAVITDNETNIKYPIADYNITPDVAIVDTNLVQTMPKGLVANTGMDALTHALEAYVSKARNPFTDALAMKSIEMIADTLINSYNGEDQSRKDMHIAQNLAGMAFSNAILGIVHSMAHKTGKVLNIAHGLANAIYLSYAIEFNAKDKVGKAQYAHAAKTIGLAGNNETELVESLVNLVKELREQMNMPHSLKEFGIEEEFFLANLDEIARTSVADPCTGTNPREISVEEMKNLFKAVYYGEKVTF is encoded by the coding sequence ATGCAAAGATTTACAATACCAAGAGACCTATATTTCGGAGAGGACGCATTATCACACTTAAACACAATTAAAGGAACTAAGGCCTTTATCGTTATAGGATCACAAAGATTAGTTAATGACGGGACAGTACCTGCTGCTGTTGAATATTTAAAAGCAGCTGGAATAGAGAGTGAATTATTCGTAGGTGTAGAAAATGACCCTTCAGTAGCTACTGTTATGAAAGGTGTAGAAGCTATGAACAAATTTCAGCCAGATGTAATTATAGGAATAGGTGGAGGTTCCCCGATAGATGCTGCAAAAGCTATGTGGATCTTCTATGAGCACCCGACATTCACATTTGAAGAAGCTGCAAAACCATTTAACTTACCGGAATTAAGAAACAAAGCTAAGTTTATAGCAGTTCCTACAACAAGTGGTACAGCTACAGAAGTTACATCATTTGCTGTAATCACAGACAATGAAACTAATATCAAATATCCAATCGCAGACTACAACATCACTCCAGATGTGGCTATTGTAGATACTAACTTAGTACAGACAATGCCTAAGGGATTAGTTGCTAACACAGGAATGGATGCATTAACTCATGCACTAGAAGCTTATGTTTCAAAAGCAAGAAACCCATTTACAGATGCACTTGCAATGAAATCTATTGAGATGATTGCAGATACTTTAATCAACTCTTACAATGGAGAAGATCAGTCTAGAAAAGATATGCATATTGCACAAAACTTAGCAGGAATGGCATTCTCAAACGCTATCCTTGGTATAGTTCATTCAATGGCTCATAAAACTGGTAAAGTTTTAAATATTGCCCATGGATTAGCTAATGCAATCTATCTTTCTTATGCTATTGAATTCAATGCAAAAGATAAAGTTGGAAAAGCACAATATGCCCATGCAGCTAAAACAATAGGATTAGCAGGGAATAATGAAACTGAATTAGTAGAATCATTGGTAAACTTAGTTAAAGAATTAAGAGAACAAATGAATATGCCTCATTCATTAAAAGAATTTGGAATAGAAGAGGAGTTCTTCTTAGCAAACTTAGATGAGATCGCTAGAACATCAGTAGCGGATCCATGTACAGGTACAAACCCAAGAGAGATATCTGTAGAAGAGATGAAAAACTTATTCAAAG